The Tepidisphaeraceae bacterium genome includes a region encoding these proteins:
- a CDS encoding nuclease-related domain-containing protein, which translates to MAHRHEKAGQYGKREAIKRQRRIGLLLFIVGATAMAGVGFIVGYFQREGLQLWGLPAVVLLVAGVSWVMRHADRSIDRWSKERLRYLRGGQAEGLVAWLLEDLPNEWHIFNGVKLESGSDNDHVVVGPGGVFCISTKSRRGLFTGTALGLLHNGKNCDFAHQVQRQTMNLRDRLDAIMGKDVPWIQSVLALPLGWTENDAFGGQVWVVNAEDMIDRIAPEKPSTKLGADLVKRLVKAMEMIQANAAEAHRRPDAAAAARVG; encoded by the coding sequence ATGGCACATCGGCACGAAAAGGCGGGACAGTACGGGAAGCGCGAGGCCATCAAGCGGCAGCGGCGGATCGGGCTGTTGTTGTTCATCGTCGGGGCGACGGCGATGGCGGGCGTCGGGTTCATCGTGGGGTACTTCCAGCGAGAGGGGCTGCAGTTGTGGGGCCTGCCGGCGGTCGTCCTTCTAGTCGCCGGCGTGAGTTGGGTCATGCGGCACGCAGACCGATCCATCGACAGGTGGTCGAAGGAACGCCTTCGATACCTGCGCGGCGGGCAGGCGGAAGGGTTGGTCGCGTGGCTGTTGGAAGATCTGCCGAACGAGTGGCACATCTTCAACGGCGTGAAGCTGGAGTCGGGCAGCGATAACGACCACGTCGTCGTCGGGCCCGGGGGCGTGTTCTGCATCTCGACGAAGTCGCGGCGCGGGCTGTTTACCGGGACGGCGCTGGGGTTGCTGCACAACGGAAAGAACTGCGACTTCGCGCATCAGGTGCAGCGACAGACGATGAACCTGCGCGACCGGCTCGACGCGATCATGGGCAAGGATGTGCCGTGGATTCAGTCGGTGCTCGCGCTGCCGTTGGGGTGGACGGAGAACGACGCGTTCGGCGGGCAGGTGTGGGTGGTGAACGCAGAGGACATGATCGACCGCATCGCCCCGGAGAAGCCCAGCACGAAGCTGGGGGCCGATCTCGTGAAGCGGCTGGTGAAGGCGATGGAGATGATCCAAGCCAACGCCGCAGAGGCGCACCGGCGGCCGGATGCGGCGGCGGCGGCGCGGGTGGGGTAG
- a CDS encoding PEP-CTERM sorting domain-containing protein, with translation MIRSFVLATLLSAAPVLAAPISYVESIDGDLPDSFLYATTFTLDVGLNTVAGQFGSDTSDYDAFGIIVPAGLEVISGNVLLADTSNNLTSTTWLLYDGPADDASIREFIEAPSPGSTNFATTTLSAGRYTMYQQFLTGYGSANFTFSFDARQTAAVPEPTSLALLSLAGVALMARRRAGV, from the coding sequence ATGATCCGCTCGTTCGTCCTCGCCACGTTGCTGTCCGCTGCGCCGGTCCTGGCCGCGCCCATCTCGTACGTCGAATCGATCGACGGCGACTTGCCCGACTCGTTCTTGTATGCCACCACCTTCACGCTCGACGTCGGCCTGAACACCGTCGCCGGCCAGTTCGGCTCCGACACGTCCGACTACGACGCCTTCGGCATCATCGTCCCCGCCGGCCTCGAAGTGATCAGCGGCAACGTGCTGCTCGCCGATACCAGTAACAACCTCACCAGCACCACCTGGCTGCTCTACGACGGCCCCGCCGACGACGCCTCGATCCGCGAGTTCATCGAAGCGCCCTCGCCCGGCTCCACCAACTTCGCCACCACCACCCTGTCCGCCGGCCGCTACACGATGTACCAACAGTTTCTCACCGGCTACGGCAGCGCCAACTTCACCTTCAGCTTCGACGCCCGCCAAACCGCCGCCGTCCCCGAACCCACCTCCCTCGCCTTGCTCTCCCTGGCGGGCGTCGCGTTGATGGCCCGCAGGCGCGCCGGGGTTTAG
- a CDS encoding PEP-CTERM sorting domain-containing protein: MKPLFAASVLGSLCVPATVAVTSLSAASAVAAPVHYFEQVSGDLPQDYAGNTDAPVLTLDVGLNTINGTFGTTPSYDFDSFVFIVPAGLTVLSGQLVVTDATGDIEDGSWMVLDGIGVFQEFVIATSPGVTDFAANTLPADSYLMSGLDFGGDGTANYTFSLTVAAVPEPASLGLFALAGAALLRRRATRRA, encoded by the coding sequence ATGAAGCCGTTGTTCGCCGCCTCCGTCCTGGGGTCGCTCTGCGTCCCAGCCACCGTCGCCGTCACCTCGCTGTCCGCCGCGTCGGCCGTCGCCGCGCCGGTCCATTACTTCGAGCAGGTCAGCGGCGATCTGCCGCAGGACTACGCCGGCAACACCGACGCGCCGGTCCTCACGCTCGACGTCGGCCTCAACACGATCAACGGCACCTTCGGCACGACGCCGTCCTACGACTTCGACTCCTTCGTGTTCATCGTCCCCGCCGGCCTCACGGTGCTCAGCGGGCAACTGGTCGTCACCGACGCCACGGGCGACATCGAGGACGGCAGCTGGATGGTGCTCGACGGCATCGGCGTCTTTCAGGAGTTCGTCATCGCCACCTCGCCCGGCGTCACCGACTTCGCCGCCAACACGCTGCCCGCCGACTCCTACCTGATGAGCGGCCTCGACTTCGGCGGCGACGGCACCGCCAACTACACCTTCTCCCTCACCGTCGCCGCCGTCCCCGAACCCGCGTCGCTCGGCCTCTTCGCCCTCGCCGGCGCGGCGCTCTTGCGCCGCAGGGCGACGCGCCGGGCGTAA
- a CDS encoding PEP-CTERM sorting domain-containing protein: protein MPSHRFVPLAAVAVVTSLSAASAVAAPITYFEQVSGDLPGNDVSTATFTLDVGLNTVNGTFGETDGGDFDAFGFIVPAGLEVLSGKLLLTDATGDILDTAWSIDAGIGDFTPQLEVVLATSPGFTPFAAATLPAGSYTMSHRFYDGNGTANYTFIFDVHQPTTAVPEPASLGLLSLAGLAVLRRTRSIA from the coding sequence ATGCCCAGCCACCGCTTCGTTCCGCTTGCCGCCGTCGCAGTCGTCACGTCGCTGTCCGCCGCGTCGGCGGTCGCCGCGCCCATCACCTACTTCGAGCAGGTCAGCGGCGATTTGCCCGGCAACGACGTCTCCACCGCCACCTTCACGCTCGACGTCGGCCTGAACACCGTCAACGGCACCTTCGGCGAAACCGACGGCGGCGACTTCGACGCCTTCGGCTTCATCGTCCCGGCCGGCCTGGAAGTCCTCAGCGGCAAGCTGCTGCTGACCGACGCCACCGGCGACATCCTCGACACCGCCTGGTCGATCGACGCCGGCATCGGCGACTTCACGCCCCAGCTCGAGGTCGTCCTCGCCACCTCGCCCGGCTTCACCCCCTTCGCCGCCGCCACGCTGCCCGCCGGTTCGTACACGATGTCCCACCGCTTCTACGACGGCAACGGCACCGCCAACTACACCTTCATCTTCGACGTCCACCAACCCACCACCGCCGTCCCCGAACCCGCCTCGCTCGGCCTGCTCTCCCTCGCCGGCCTCGCCGTGTTGCGTCGCACGCGTTCGATCGCGTAA
- a CDS encoding RsbRD N-terminal domain-containing protein encodes MRLADVILDNVEPILNQWEAFAQDIWPGGHTVDAPMLRDHAADILHATAHDMRAAQTDLQRADKSKGNVRSDRTSDRVDAASDDHGIGRAKSGFHQMAMVSEYRALRASVVQLWRDSKPDPDLLDLDDLTRFHESIDQSLTEAIRSYSDSVHRARDGTTFTVRLPRAHAT; translated from the coding sequence GAACCAGTGGGAGGCCTTCGCCCAGGACATCTGGCCCGGCGGGCACACCGTCGATGCCCCCATGCTGCGCGACCACGCCGCCGACATCCTCCACGCCACCGCCCACGACATGCGCGCCGCCCAGACCGACCTCCAGCGCGCCGACAAGTCCAAGGGCAACGTTCGGTCCGACCGCACCAGCGACCGCGTTGACGCCGCCTCCGACGACCACGGCATCGGCCGCGCCAAGTCCGGCTTCCACCAGATGGCCATGGTCTCCGAGTACCGCGCGCTGCGCGCCAGCGTCGTGCAGCTGTGGCGCGACAGCAAGCCCGACCCGGACCTCCTCGACCTCGACGACCTCACCCGCTTCCACGAGTCCATCGACCAGTCGCTCACCGAGGCCATCCGCAGCTACTCCGACTCCGTCCACCGCGCGCGTGACGGCACCACCTTCACCGTCCGCCTCCCCCGCGCCCACGCCACCTGA
- a CDS encoding type IIL restriction-modification enzyme MmeI, whose product MHESRTAKLQDFVDWSAKHITGDERGQAQIFLDRLFQAFGQQGSLDVGGSPEMRIRKAKEDGGGTAFADYVWKPVVLIEMKKRGVDLTKVYRHRRRPRTGRPTRHRPRRAPNVRRPGQAGVRRLH is encoded by the coding sequence ATGCACGAATCGCGCACCGCCAAGCTACAGGACTTCGTCGACTGGTCCGCCAAGCACATCACCGGCGACGAACGGGGCCAGGCCCAGATCTTCCTCGACCGCCTCTTCCAGGCCTTCGGCCAGCAGGGCTCCCTCGACGTCGGCGGCTCGCCCGAGATGCGCATAAGGAAGGCCAAGGAGGACGGCGGCGGCACCGCGTTCGCCGACTACGTCTGGAAGCCCGTCGTCCTCATCGAGATGAAGAAGCGCGGCGTCGACCTCACCAAGGTCTACCGCCACCGTCGCCGCCCGCGAACAGGCCGGCCAACCCGTCACCGCCCCCGACGTGCCCCCAACGTACGGCGACCCGGCCAAGCTGGTGTCCGACGACTGCATTAG
- a CDS encoding PEP-CTERM sorting domain-containing protein, giving the protein MTRTFLCAVASASILLSAEATSAAMIVADFNDLTIGTLNNKGGGTGLSGNWTGSAGGSVVANDLTSTLYNRPQAGNARRARSENSSGLRQNYRTIAVSPTGTVWFSFLARAEASASQAGLSINAPTPTPFNDPGTFYAYLSGSTLQYQFGAGTAGSAANVATVNSTALVVGRITIAGSGGADAVTLWVNPDLIANPNIDAYTPVYNNASVNALDTFSHIGVVASRFDGGNTGAGNVDNIRISDGNGNAATAYTDVTGVTAVPEPTSLALLSLGGVALLGRRRSIARKA; this is encoded by the coding sequence ATGACTCGTACGTTCCTTTGTGCCGTGGCCAGTGCGTCGATCCTTCTGTCAGCCGAGGCCACCAGCGCCGCGATGATCGTCGCCGACTTCAACGACCTCACCATCGGCACCCTGAACAACAAGGGTGGCGGCACGGGGCTCAGCGGGAACTGGACCGGCAGCGCCGGCGGCTCGGTCGTCGCCAACGACCTGACCTCCACGCTCTACAACCGCCCGCAGGCCGGCAACGCCCGGCGGGCCCGCAGCGAGAACAGCTCCGGCCTTCGTCAGAACTACCGCACGATCGCCGTCTCACCCACCGGCACGGTCTGGTTCTCGTTCCTCGCCCGGGCCGAGGCGTCCGCTTCCCAGGCCGGCCTGTCGATCAACGCGCCCACCCCGACGCCCTTCAACGACCCCGGCACGTTCTACGCCTACCTGTCCGGCAGCACGCTGCAGTACCAGTTCGGCGCCGGCACCGCCGGTAGCGCCGCCAACGTGGCCACGGTCAACTCGACCGCCCTGGTGGTCGGCCGCATCACGATCGCCGGCAGTGGCGGGGCCGATGCGGTCACCCTTTGGGTCAACCCCGACCTGATCGCCAACCCGAACATCGACGCCTACACGCCCGTCTACAACAACGCGTCCGTCAACGCCCTGGACACCTTCTCGCACATCGGCGTCGTCGCCTCCCGCTTCGACGGCGGCAACACCGGCGCCGGCAACGTCGACAACATCCGCATCAGCGACGGCAACGGCAACGCCGCCACCGCCTACACCGACGTCACCGGCGTCACCGCCGTCCCCGAGCCCACGTCCCTCGCCCTGCTCTCGCTCGGCGGCGTGGCCTTGCTCGGGCGTCGCAGATCGATCGCACGCAAGGCATAG